In Juglans regia cultivar Chandler chromosome 13, Walnut 2.0, whole genome shotgun sequence, the following proteins share a genomic window:
- the LOC118344264 gene encoding uncharacterized protein LOC118344264 — protein MDAASVGASSIKTVNSLSISTIPKITSPTTLTPPWLSTKPSMLTLYATSSNLRNSVPYLTRCSTKPDTNTDNEIDQNSAFEPNSNPKTSKSSAPVSNEALSSSLSTSSSSSSSGLVFGLGPTNSWDGAEIGSPVVKRFLSDEEERWYMWYHGRSKGNPGSEAIGLAVSRNGIHWERGGGPTRSSGEAGLAMNCSTDWWAFDTESIRPCEVVVMSSAKVRAASAVYWLYYTGCSSEKAEISEDSLKFSLENPERFCIDEVNGENGGVGKISKSLPGLAISQDGRHWARIEAEHHSGALFDVGSEREWDSSFIASPQVVFHVSGDLRMYYHSFDAENGEFGIGIARSRDGIRWVKLGKIMGGGGRGCFDEFGVMNARAVRNQKDGNYVMAYEGIAADGRRSIGLAVSSDGLKNWRRFHDEAALAPSAKDGWDNEGVGSPCLVQMDRDSDGWRLYYKGAGNGGRTGIGMAVSEGSDIRSFRRWTGFNYKKGLKANHKRKGTP, from the exons ATGGATGCAGCGTCAGTTGGAGCTTCATCGATTAAAACCGTTAACTCGCTCTCAATTTCTACCATCCCAAAAATCACTAGCCCAACTACCTTAACCCCTCCATGGCTTTCAACCAAACCCAGCATGCTCACCCTTTATGCCACAAGCTCTAACCTCAGGAACAGTGTTCCCTATCTCACTCGCTGCTCCACAAAACCCGACACCAACACTGACAATGAAATTGATCAAAACTCGGCCTTTGAACCCAATTCAAATCCGAAAACCTCGAAATCCTCAGCCCCTGTTTCAAATGAAgcactttcttcttctctatcaacatcgtcgtcttcttcttctagcGGGTTGGTGTTTGGTTTGGGCCCCACAAACTCGTGGGACGGTGCAGAAATTGGATCACCTGTTGTGAAAAGGTTCCTTAGtgatgaggaagagaggtggtaCATGTGGTACCATGGAAGGTCTAAAGGAAACCCAGGTTCGGAGGCAATAGGCTTAGCAGTTTCAAGAAATGGAATTCACTGGGAGAGAGGCGGAGGACCTACTAGATCGAGCGGGGAAGCCGGTTTGGCGATGAATTGTAGTACAGATTGGTGGGCATTTGATACTGAGAGTATTAGGCCTTGTGAGGTGGTGGTCATGTCCAGTGCAAAGGTTAGAGCTGCCAGTGCTGTTTACTGGCTTTACTACACTGGATGCAGTTCTGAGAAGGCAGAGATTTCTGAGGATTCTTTGAAATTCAGTTTGGAAAACCCGGAAAGATTTTGCATTGATGAGGTGAACGGTGAAAATGGTGGAGTTGGGAAGATTTCAAAGTCTTTGCCCGGTTTGGCAATTAGTCAGGATGGGAGGCACTGGGCTAGAATTGAAGCTGAGCATCATAGCGGAGCTTTGTTTGATGTGGGTTCTGAAAGAGAGTGGGATTCATCGTTTATTGCCTCCCCGCAGGTTGTGTTTCATGTCAGTGGTGATCTTAGAATGTATTACCATTCATTTGATGCAGAAAATGGGGAATTTGGTATTGGAATTGCGAGATCAAGGGATGGGATTAGGTGGGTGAAGTTGGGGAAGATAATGGGAGGAGGAGGACGTGGTTGTTTCGATGAGTTTGGGGTTATGAATGCGCGTGCAGTGAGAAACCAGAAAGATGGGAATTATGTGATGGCATATGAAGGCATTGCTGCTGATGGTAGGAGGAGTATAGGGTTGGCTGTGTCTTcagatggtttgaagaattGGAGGAGGTTTCATGATGAGGCCGCTCTGGCGCCATCGGCCAAAGATGGATGGGATAATGAAGGAGTAGGATCCCCATGCCTGGTTCAAATGGACCGGGACTCCGACGGGTGGAGGTTGTATTATAAAGGTGCTGGAAATGGGGGAAGAACTGGTATTGGAATGGCAGTTTCTGAAGGGAGTGATATTAGAAGCTTTAGAAGATGGACAGGATTCAATTATAAGAAAG GTCTCAAAGCAAatcacaaaagaaaaggaaCCCCTTGA
- the LOC108992923 gene encoding uncharacterized protein LOC108992923 isoform X2 gives MSFMKGDLLTRTRKLVKGLARAEPVWLKAMEHTPPAMFPRADGKVKRISLPEDVYIKKFFQKHPDSKHEDAIKLCGYNPPPARLFGLRVLDLKEQGVSEEEAMAVADMEYRVEKKEKKKAYARLKQIARAQGKKPPPNPYPSAIKEIQAGERKYVHDRFFNPKILEIVQKLKEDRAAEMQDRFRGGGY, from the exons GTAAAGGGCCTGGCCAGGGCTGAGCCCGTCTGGCTCAAAGCCATGGAACA TACACCACCTGCAATGTTTCCTCGTGCTGATGGGAAAGTTAAAAGGATCAGTCTACCTGAGgatgtttatataaaaaagttctTTCAGAAACATCCGGACTCGAAACATGAAGATGCTATCAA GTTGTGTGGTTATAATCCACCTCCGGCTCGTTTATTTGGTTTGCGGGTGCTTGACCTGAAGGAGCAGGGAGTTAGTGAGGAAGAAGCAATGGCTGTAGCTGAT ATGGAATACCGggtggagaaaaaagaaaagaagaaggcgTATGCTCGCTTAAAGCAGATTGCACGAGCTCAAGGGAAGAAACCTCCTCCTAACCCGTATCCTAGTGCTATCAAAGAGATTCAAGCTGGGGAGAGGAAGTATGTTCATGATCGTTTCTTCAACCCCAAGATACTTGAAATTGTGCAGAAGTTGAAAGAGGACAGGGCAGCTGAGATGCAGGACAGATTCAGAGGAGGTGGCTATTAA
- the LOC108992921 gene encoding uncharacterized protein LOC108992921, with product MDAASVGASSIKTVNSLSISTIPKITSPTTLTPPWLSTKPSMLTLYATSSNLRNSVPYLTRCSTKPDTNTDNEIDQNSAFEPNSNPKTSKSSAPVSNEALSSSLSTSSSSSSSGLVFGLGPTNSWDGAEIGSPVVKRFLSDEEERWYMWYHGRSKGNPGSEAIGLAVSRNGIHWERGGGPTRPSGEAGLAMNCSTDWWAFDTESIRPCEVVVMSSAKVRAASAVYWLYYTGCSSEKAEISEDSLKFSLENPERFCIDEVNGENGGVGKISKSLPGLAISQDGRHWARIEAEHHSGALFDVGSEREWDSSFIASPQVVFHVSGDLRMYYHSFDAENGEFGIGIARSRDGIRWVKLGKIMGGGGRGCFDEFGVMNARAVRNQKDGNYVMAYEGIAADGRRSIGLAVSSDGLKNWRRFHDEAALAPSAKDGWDNEGVGSPCLVQMDRDSDGWRLYYKGAGNGGRTGIGMAVSEGSDIRSFRRWTGFNYKKGLKANHKRKGTP from the exons ATGGATGCAGCGTCAGTTGGAGCTTCATCGATTAAAACCGTTAACTCGCTCTCAATTTCTACCATCCCAAAAATCACTAGCCCAACTACCTTAACCCCTCCATGGCTTTCAACCAAACCCAGCATGCTCACCCTTTATGCCACAAGCTCTAACCTCAGGAACAGTGTTCCCTATCTCACTCGCTGCTCCACAAAACCCGACACCAACACTGACAATGAAATTGATCAAAACTCGGCCTTTGAACCCAATTCAAATCCGAAAACCTCGAAATCCTCAGCCCCTGTTTCAAATGAagctctttcttcttctctatcaacatcgtcgtcttcttcttctagtGGGTTGGTGTTTGGTTTGGGCCCCACAAACTCGTGGGACGGTGCAGAAATTGGATCACCTGTTGTGAAAAGGTTCCTTAGtgatgaggaagagaggtggtaCATGTGGTACCATGGAAGGTCTAAAGGAAACCCAGGTTCGGAGGCAATAGGCTTAGCAGTTTCAAGAAATGGAATTCACTGGGAGAGAGGCGGAGGACCTACTAGACCGAGCGGGGAAGCCGGTTTGGCGATGAATTGTAGTACAGATTGGTGGGCATTTGATACTGAGAGTATTAGGCCTTGTGAGGTGGTGGTCATGTCCAGTGCAAAGGTTAGAGCTGCCAGTGCTGTTTACTGGCTTTACTACACTGGATGCAGTTCTGAGAAGGCAGAGATTTCTGAGGATTCTTTGAAATTCAGTTTGGAAAACCCGGAAAGATTTTGCATTGATGAGGTGAACGGTGAAAATGGTGGAGTTGGGAAGATTTCAAAGTCTTTGCCCGGTTTAGCAATTAGTCAGGATGGGAGGCACTGGGCTAGAATTGAAGCTGAGCATCATAGCGGAGCTTTGTTTGATGTGGGTTCTGAAAGAGAGTGGGATTCATCGTTTATTGCCTCCCCGCAGGTTGTGTTTCATGTCAGTGGTGATCTTAGAATGTATTACCATTCATTTGATGCAGAAAATGGGGAATTTGGTATTGGAATTGCGAGATCAAGGGATGGGATTAGGTGGGTGAAGTTGGGGAAGATAATGGGAGGAGGAGGACGTGGTTGTTTCGATGAGTTTGGGGTTATGAATGCGCGTGCAGTGAGAAACCAGAAAGATGGGAATTATGTGATGGCATATGAAGGCATTGCTGCTGATGGTAGGAGGAGTATAGGGTTGGCTGTGTCTTcagatggtttgaagaattGGAGGAGGTTTCATGATGAGGCCGCTCTGGCGCCATCGGCCAAAGATGGATGGGATAATGAAGGAGTAGGATCCCCATGCCTGGTTCAAATGGACCGGGACTCCGACGGGTGGAGGTTGTATTATAAAGGTGCTGGAAATGGGGGAAGAACTGGTATTGGAATGGCAGTTTCTGAAGGGAGTGATATTAGAAGCTTTAGAAGATGGACAGGATTCAATTATAAGAAAG GTCTCAAAGCAAatcacaaaagaaaaggaaCCCCTTGA
- the LOC108992911 gene encoding uncharacterized protein LOC108992911 translates to MIVMRPHASGQRGRTSKATNLLTQPPWPSIQLHTFALHASSTSLCSCFPSHQRGSCPKSRNSTFLTQCSTKPSIDSNNATNKNPSIERDSSSKSQNLATPVPNQALTSTSSSGLVLDLGPKNSWDSAEIGSPVVKRYIGDNEERWCMWYHGRSDANNTSDSVGLAVSSNGIHWARGADHVRSCGDVGLVMNCSKNWWAFDTESIRPSEMVVMSSPMYSAVYWLYYTGYSSEEIKFSGNSNIVNPERVHRGDKKDECPKIGKIFMSLPGLACSQDGRHWARIEGDHHSGALLDLGSDKEWDSLFIAAPHVVVHSNDDIRMYYHSFDTDMGHFALGIARSRDGIRWVKLGKIMGGGSFGSFDELGVKNACVVRNRKEGKYLMAYEGVSAGGKSSIGLAVSPDGLKNWMRLQEDPIVKPSEEDGWDNKGVGSPCLVQMEDNEDYKWRLYYVGVGYAGRTGIGMAVSEGNRMGNFRRWVGSHL, encoded by the exons ATGATAGTCATGAGGCCGCATGCTTCAGGTCAACGag GAAGAACATCGAAGGCAACAAATCTATTAACCCAACCTCCATGGCCTTCTATCCAACTACACACATTTGCTCTTCATGCCTCTAGCACATCTTTGTGcagttgcttcccaagccaccAAAGAGGTTCGTGTCCTAAGTCTAGAAACAGCACCTTTCTCACCCAATGCTCCACAAAACCTAGCATTGATAGCAACAATGCAACAAATAAGAATCCTTCCATTGAACGGGATTCAAGTTCGAAATCTCAAAATTTGGCAACTCCCGTGCCGAATCAAGCACTCACATCTACTTCTTCTAGTGGTCTGGTGCTTGACTTGGGTCCCAAAAACTCCTGGGATAGCGCTGAAATTGGCTCACCAGTTGTGAAAAGATATATCGGAGACAATGAGGAAAGGTGGTGCATGTGGTACCATGGAAGATCTGATGCTAACAACACTTCCGATTCCGTAGGGTTAGCAGTTTCAAGCAATGGAATTCACTGGGCAAGAGGAGCAGATCATGTTAGATCATGTGGGGATGTGGGATTGGTAATGAATTGCAGCAAGAATTGGTGGGCTTTTGACACCGAGAGCATTAGGCCTTCTGAGATGGTTGTTATGTCTAGCCCAATGTACAGTGCCGTTTACTGGCTTTATTACACAGGATATAGTTctgaagaaattaaattttcagGAAATTCCAACATTGTAAACCCAGAAAGAGTTCACAGAGGAGACAAGAAAGATGAATGTCCTAAAATTGGAAAGATTTTTATGTCTCTCCCAGGCCTGGCATGCAGTCAAGATGGTAGGCACTGGGCCAGAATTGAAGGGGACCATCATAGTGGAGCCTTGTTAGATTTGGGGTCAGACAAGGAGTGGGATTCTTTGTTTATTGCTGCACCTCATGTTGTTGTGCACAGCAACGATGATATCAGGATGTATTATCATTCATTTGATACGGACATGGGGCATTTTGCTCTTGGAATTGCAAGATCCAGAGATGGGATCAGATGGGTGAAGCTGGGGAAGATAATGGGTGGGGGATCATTCGGTTCTTTTGATGAGCTTGGGGTCAAGAATGCATGTGTGGTGAGAAACCGcaaagaaggaaaatatttGATGGCATATGAGGGTGTTTCTGCAGGTGGGAAAAGTAGTATTGGGCTGGCAGTATCTCCCGATGGGCTGAAGAATTGGATGAGGCTTCAAGAGGACCCTATTGTTAAGCCCTCAGAAGAGGATGGATGGGATAATAAAGGAGTGGGATCCCCATGTCTCGTTCAAATGGAGGACAATGAAGATTATAAATGGAGATTGTATTATGTAGGTGTTGGGTATGCAGGAAGGACGGGGATTGGAATGGCAGTTTCAGAAGGCAATCGCATGGGAAATTTTAGAAGATGGGTAGGATCTCACTTGTAA